In a genomic window of Cytobacillus sp. FSL H8-0458:
- a CDS encoding carbamoyl phosphate synthase small subunit — translation MEGYLHLNSGHSYKGQWLTDQPEKDIEGEIVFFTGMTGYQEVLTDPSYKDQIIVFTYPLIGNYGINENDFESKKPHVAGVIVYEGSRNPSHYKSAYSLQEYLQKWNIPLLGHMDTRSIVKKIRSEGSMPAKMSSSETSADGLLLPKDEKVCKVSSQAMECFGEGSIHVVVMDFGAKKSIVDSLLKRACKVTSVPYNTNFEQIKKLNPDGVVLSNGPGDPKELKSILPELKKVLELYPSLGICLGHQLAALAFGGNTKKLSFGHRGANHPIADMKKSTVFMSSQNHSYVVDDESIKGTGFETRYINLHDQSIEGLMHKVLPIHTVQFHPEAHPGPADGDYIFDEFMNMIQEENRRVFAYA, via the coding sequence ATGGAAGGATACCTTCATTTAAATAGCGGCCATTCCTATAAGGGCCAATGGCTGACAGATCAGCCTGAAAAGGATATAGAAGGGGAAATTGTTTTTTTTACAGGAATGACAGGCTACCAGGAAGTATTGACAGATCCTTCTTATAAGGACCAAATTATTGTGTTTACGTATCCTTTAATCGGAAATTACGGAATAAATGAGAATGATTTTGAGAGCAAGAAACCTCATGTGGCAGGAGTTATTGTTTATGAAGGAAGCAGAAATCCTTCACATTACAAATCGGCTTATTCGCTTCAGGAATACCTTCAGAAATGGAATATTCCCTTATTAGGGCATATGGACACCCGATCCATTGTAAAGAAAATCCGTTCTGAAGGCAGCATGCCGGCAAAAATGTCTTCTTCGGAAACGTCTGCTGACGGCTTGCTGCTTCCAAAGGATGAAAAAGTTTGTAAAGTATCTTCACAAGCTATGGAGTGTTTTGGAGAGGGCAGCATCCATGTAGTTGTCATGGATTTTGGCGCTAAAAAATCAATTGTGGATTCTTTGCTGAAAAGAGCTTGCAAGGTTACATCTGTTCCATATAATACAAACTTTGAACAGATAAAAAAACTAAATCCAGACGGTGTGGTGCTTTCAAATGGGCCTGGAGATCCAAAAGAATTAAAAAGCATACTCCCGGAACTAAAAAAGGTGCTTGAGCTGTATCCATCTTTGGGAATTTGCCTTGGCCACCAGCTGGCAGCATTAGCATTTGGAGGCAATACAAAGAAACTGTCCTTTGGCCATAGGGGTGCCAACCACCCTATTGCGGACATGAAGAAGAGCACTGTCTTTATGTCATCACAAAATCATAGTTATGTGGTTGATGACGAGAGCATAAAAGGTACAGGGTTTGAAACCCGTTATATAAACCTTCATGACCAGTCAATTGAGGGACTGATGCATAAGGTTCTGCCAATCCATACGGTGCAATTCCATCCGGAAGCTCATCCGGGGCCAGCGGATGGCGATTATATTTTTGATGAGTTTATGAACATGATTCAAGAGGAGAATAGGAGAGTTTTTGCTTATGCCTAA
- a CDS encoding acetylornithine transaminase: MSNLFPTYARWEVEPEKAEGSYLFDKSGKRYLDFTSGIGVCNLGHRPAAVQKSISEQLNKFWHVSNLFIQDQQENAAKALSEAAGMDLVFFANSGAEANEAAIKLARKASGREKIITFQQSFHGRTFATMAATGQDKIKNGYGSMLETFKYVPFNDINALKDELDLETAAVMLEIVQGEGGIHIGNQEFLAETEKLCKEYGALLIVDEIQTGIGRTGKAFGFQHFGLAPDIVTAAKGLGSGMPIGAVIGRKAIERVFGPGSHGSTFGGNPISIAAAIATMKTIFNDDFLQDVQEMSEYLAEKLAESLEPISAVKEIRYLGLMVGIESDIPLPSLLKELRDKGLLALPAGENVLRLLPPLTASKSEIDEAVQILQSILKEFSKSAV; this comes from the coding sequence TTGAGTAACCTATTTCCAACATATGCCCGGTGGGAAGTCGAGCCGGAAAAAGCAGAAGGAAGTTATCTTTTTGATAAAAGCGGGAAGCGCTATTTGGACTTCACCTCAGGAATCGGTGTCTGCAATCTGGGTCACCGTCCAGCAGCTGTACAAAAATCAATCAGCGAACAGCTGAATAAATTCTGGCATGTTTCCAATTTGTTCATACAGGATCAGCAGGAGAATGCAGCAAAGGCACTCTCAGAAGCTGCGGGCATGGACCTTGTATTCTTTGCCAACAGTGGAGCAGAAGCAAATGAAGCAGCGATCAAACTTGCCAGGAAAGCTTCGGGACGGGAAAAAATCATTACTTTTCAGCAATCATTCCATGGGAGGACCTTTGCCACTATGGCTGCAACTGGCCAGGATAAAATAAAAAATGGCTATGGTTCAATGCTGGAAACATTTAAATATGTTCCTTTTAATGATATTAATGCATTAAAGGATGAGTTGGATTTGGAAACAGCCGCTGTAATGCTGGAAATTGTACAGGGTGAAGGCGGGATTCACATTGGGAATCAGGAGTTTCTTGCAGAAACAGAGAAGCTTTGCAAAGAATACGGTGCGCTGCTGATAGTAGATGAGATTCAGACCGGCATTGGCAGAACGGGTAAAGCCTTTGGATTTCAGCATTTTGGCCTTGCTCCCGATATCGTAACCGCAGCTAAAGGCCTGGGAAGCGGAATGCCAATAGGCGCTGTAATTGGAAGAAAAGCAATAGAAAGGGTGTTTGGGCCAGGGAGCCATGGATCAACATTTGGCGGGAACCCCATCAGCATTGCTGCAGCTATTGCTACAATGAAGACAATATTTAATGATGATTTTTTGCAGGACGTTCAGGAAATGAGTGAGTATCTTGCTGAAAAATTGGCAGAATCGCTTGAACCGATTTCAGCTGTTAAGGAGATCCGCTATCTTGGTTTGATGGTCGGTATTGAATCAGATATCCCCCTTCCATCTTTGTTAAAGGAATTAAGAGACAAGGGCTTGCTGGCATTACCTGCAGGGGAAAATGTTTTGAGGCTGCTGCCTCCTTTGACAGCATCCAAATCTGAAATAGATGAAGCGGTACAAATTCTGCAATCCATACTAAAGGAATTTTCAAAATCAGCTGTGTAA
- the argB gene encoding acetylglutamate kinase gives MKSIVIKCGGSVMEELGKDFFDSLIVLKNEGYQIVFVHGGGPAINSMLELYNIPHEFVNGLRKTTPEVLEVAEMVLSGQSNRKLTSMIELHGLRGFGVNGSDAGLLKAECINQDELGLVGEITAVNPSVLDMLFNEDLVPVITPIAASEGGTKLNINADYAAAAVANAIKAEHCIFVTDVKGIFIDGNLSPQLDADEIEQHINDRKITGGMIPKVTSALSLISKGLNSVMIVSGKEKFYEDGIWIGTNISAKKEVLT, from the coding sequence TTGAAAAGTATAGTCATTAAATGCGGCGGCAGTGTTATGGAAGAACTGGGGAAAGATTTTTTTGATAGTCTTATAGTGTTAAAGAATGAAGGATACCAGATTGTTTTTGTTCATGGAGGCGGCCCGGCAATTAACAGCATGCTCGAACTTTATAATATCCCACATGAATTTGTCAATGGGCTAAGAAAGACGACTCCGGAAGTTCTGGAGGTAGCAGAGATGGTCTTGTCAGGACAATCAAACCGCAAACTTACCTCAATGATCGAACTGCATGGTTTGAGAGGTTTTGGCGTAAATGGCAGTGATGCGGGATTACTAAAGGCAGAATGTATCAATCAGGATGAGCTTGGACTGGTTGGAGAAATAACGGCTGTTAATCCGTCAGTACTGGATATGTTATTTAACGAAGACCTGGTCCCCGTCATTACTCCTATTGCAGCTTCAGAAGGCGGCACGAAACTGAATATCAATGCCGACTATGCTGCGGCAGCCGTTGCCAATGCCATTAAAGCTGAACATTGCATCTTTGTAACGGATGTAAAAGGAATTTTCATTGACGGTAACCTCTCTCCCCAGCTTGACGCGGATGAAATTGAACAGCATATTAACGATAGAAAAATTACAGGCGGGATGATTCCAAAAGTTACCTCTGCCTTGAGCTTAATCAGCAAAGGACTAAATAGCGTAATGATTGTATCAGGTAAAGAAAAGTTTTATGAGGATGGTATATGGATCGGGACGAACATATCTGCCAAGAAGGAGGTCTTAACTTGA
- the argJ gene encoding bifunctional ornithine acetyltransferase/N-acetylglutamate synthase gives MQLVSQAEVTELPAGSIITPKGFTAAGVHAGLRYSKKDLGIILSDTPAYCAAVYTTSHFQAAPLKVTQESIAADGLIQAVIVNSACANACTGEQGLKDAYQMRKSAADKFNLKEQHVAVASTGVIGEYMQMDKIAEGIKMLKPGNESLHSDDFQTAILTTDLVMKKCCYSAVIDGKTVTMGGSAKGSGMIHPNMATMLAFITTDANIASSDLQFALKQVTDRTFNQITVDGDTSTNDMVMVMANGASGTNKLSPDHPDWDVFIQMLSKTCESLAKQIAKDGEGATKLIEVEVSGTKTDDDARMIAKQIVGSNLVKTAIYGADANWGRIIGAIGQGQPAIDPSSVDIAIGPIVMLKDSVPLAFSEEEAKEYLSNSAIQITVDLHQGAGIGKAWGCDLSYDYVKINASYRT, from the coding sequence ATGCAATTAGTATCTCAAGCTGAAGTAACTGAACTGCCCGCCGGAAGCATCATCACACCGAAAGGCTTTACAGCCGCTGGTGTTCATGCCGGGCTGCGCTATTCCAAAAAGGACTTAGGGATTATCTTAAGCGATACTCCTGCATACTGTGCAGCAGTCTATACAACCAGCCATTTTCAGGCGGCCCCTCTAAAAGTTACACAGGAAAGCATTGCAGCAGATGGGCTCATACAGGCAGTTATTGTCAATAGCGCATGTGCCAATGCCTGTACAGGGGAACAGGGGCTAAAAGATGCTTATCAAATGAGAAAATCAGCTGCAGATAAATTTAATTTAAAGGAACAGCATGTGGCGGTTGCCTCTACCGGTGTCATTGGCGAGTATATGCAGATGGATAAGATAGCAGAGGGCATTAAGATGCTGAAGCCCGGCAATGAGTCATTACACTCAGACGATTTTCAAACAGCCATATTAACAACAGATTTAGTGATGAAGAAGTGCTGCTATTCTGCAGTTATTGATGGAAAAACAGTCACGATGGGCGGGTCTGCAAAGGGTTCGGGAATGATTCATCCCAATATGGCAACCATGCTTGCGTTTATTACAACTGATGCTAATATAGCCAGCTCTGATTTGCAATTCGCTTTAAAACAGGTTACCGATCGAACGTTCAATCAGATAACCGTTGATGGGGATACCTCAACAAATGATATGGTAATGGTCATGGCCAATGGAGCCAGCGGTACTAATAAACTTTCGCCGGATCATCCAGATTGGGATGTATTTATACAGATGCTTTCCAAAACTTGTGAAAGTCTTGCCAAACAGATCGCAAAAGATGGTGAGGGAGCAACAAAGCTGATCGAGGTGGAGGTATCGGGGACAAAAACCGATGACGATGCAAGAATGATCGCTAAACAGATTGTCGGCTCGAACCTTGTTAAGACTGCTATATATGGAGCAGATGCCAATTGGGGCAGAATTATCGGGGCAATCGGACAGGGCCAGCCGGCTATTGATCCGTCTTCGGTAGATATCGCAATCGGACCTATAGTCATGCTGAAAGATAGTGTTCCTTTGGCATTTTCTGAAGAAGAAGCAAAAGAGTACTTATCCAATTCTGCCATTCAGATTACTGTGGATCTTCATCAGGGAGCTGGCATAGGGAAGGCCTGGGGATGTGACTTATCCTATGATTATGTCAAAATCAATGCAAGCTATCGCACCTGA
- the argC gene encoding N-acetyl-gamma-glutamyl-phosphate reductase translates to MYVSIIGTTGYGGAELLRILKQHPEFNIKSIHSTKEDIPIWNEYPHLYGIVDKDLQGIDSDKIADQSDIVFLATPSGVSGKLAEDFSGKDVKVIDLSGDLRIPAKDYVEWYKKDPASEDLVEKAVYGLPEWHRREIASAEIISNPGCYPTAALLSLAPVVNENLIKPDSVVIDAKSGVSGAGRALSRTTSYAEANENLRVYKVNQHQHTPEIEQQLMKWNSEMKPITFTTHLIPITRGIMTTSYVQLTKEYSSSQILELYQSVYEYQPFVRIRPENTFPSVKEVAGSNFCDIGIHLDTRTGRLTIVSVIDNLMKGAAGQAVQNANIMSGCDEAAGLGFVPLYP, encoded by the coding sequence ATGTACGTTTCAATAATCGGAACAACTGGATATGGGGGGGCTGAATTGCTCCGTATCCTGAAGCAGCATCCTGAATTTAACATTAAATCGATTCATTCCACCAAAGAGGACATCCCCATTTGGAATGAATACCCCCATCTATATGGAATCGTAGATAAAGATTTGCAGGGTATTGATTCAGACAAAATTGCAGACCAGTCTGATATTGTTTTTCTGGCCACACCATCTGGAGTATCAGGAAAACTGGCTGAAGATTTTTCAGGTAAAGACGTTAAGGTAATTGACCTATCCGGTGACCTAAGAATTCCAGCTAAAGATTATGTCGAGTGGTATAAAAAGGATCCTGCCAGCGAAGATCTTGTTGAAAAAGCAGTATATGGTCTTCCTGAATGGCATCGCAGAGAAATAGCATCCGCAGAAATCATATCTAATCCTGGGTGCTATCCCACAGCTGCTCTGCTAAGTCTTGCACCTGTTGTAAATGAAAATTTAATAAAACCAGATAGTGTTGTCATCGATGCAAAATCCGGAGTATCTGGGGCGGGAAGGGCGCTTTCGAGAACAACAAGCTATGCTGAAGCAAATGAAAACCTGCGGGTTTATAAGGTAAACCAGCATCAGCATACACCGGAAATCGAACAGCAGCTGATGAAATGGAATTCCGAAATGAAGCCTATCACCTTCACGACCCATCTTATTCCGATAACACGGGGCATTATGACAACCAGTTATGTTCAGCTGACCAAGGAATACTCTTCTTCTCAAATTCTTGAACTTTATCAATCAGTCTATGAATACCAGCCATTTGTCCGGATTCGTCCGGAAAATACCTTCCCTTCTGTAAAGGAGGTTGCAGGCTCTAACTTTTGCGACATAGGTATCCATTTGGACACCCGAACGGGCAGACTGACAATCGTTTCAGTGATTGATAATTTAATGAAAGGTGCTGCCGGGCAGGCTGTGCAAAATGCCAATATAATGAGCGGATGTGATGAAGCAGCGGGTCTCGGATTTGTTCCGCTCTATCCATAA
- a CDS encoding YwiC-like family protein, which yields MKLFMPKQHGAWAMLILPFWLGAAASDIIWSHIPFFLGWILLYLATYPGLLLFKRKRMALYSKWTAIYLVPAILLLLVPLLERPSIIIFGLLMVPFFIINALYSSKNRDRALGNDFSAICAFSIAGLASSYLPQGEISPMAWTVFAASVLFFTGSTFYVKSMIREKKNSSFKWVSWIFHTAVPILWLLAGGWIVSAAFLPSLFRSIAFYGKSFTPKKIGVYEIANASIFFFMLLFAIHT from the coding sequence ATGAAGTTATTTATGCCAAAACAGCATGGTGCCTGGGCAATGCTGATTCTGCCATTTTGGCTCGGAGCAGCTGCATCTGATATTATTTGGTCTCATATCCCGTTTTTTTTAGGATGGATATTACTATATCTGGCCACTTATCCAGGCCTTCTGCTATTTAAAAGAAAAAGAATGGCTTTATATTCTAAATGGACGGCCATTTATCTGGTCCCGGCTATTTTACTCCTTTTAGTTCCTTTACTGGAAAGGCCATCGATTATCATTTTCGGACTTCTTATGGTTCCTTTTTTTATTATTAATGCGCTCTATTCTTCCAAAAACAGAGATAGAGCATTGGGCAACGACTTTAGTGCTATTTGTGCATTTTCAATAGCAGGTCTTGCGAGCAGCTACTTGCCGCAGGGGGAAATTTCACCAATGGCCTGGACTGTGTTTGCGGCATCTGTTTTATTTTTTACAGGAAGCACTTTCTATGTAAAATCAATGATCAGGGAAAAGAAAAATAGTTCCTTTAAATGGGTTTCATGGATCTTTCATACTGCGGTACCGATACTTTGGCTGCTGGCGGGCGGATGGATTGTATCTGCTGCGTTTCTTCCCAGCCTTTTCAGGTCCATTGCATTTTATGGGAAGTCATTTACACCTAAAAAAATTGGTGTTTATGAAATTGCTAATGCTTCCATATTCTTCTTTATGTTATTATTTGCCATACACACTTGA
- the mobB gene encoding molybdopterin-guanine dinucleotide biosynthesis protein B produces MAMVKEPVIFQVSGYQNSGKTTLINKLISGLKEKGLSVITIKHHGHGGKPEAPEGKDSTSHIESGAAASLVEGGGRLLMHAEKKSWSLEEQVRIVLQLQPDVVLIEGHKKASYSKVLLLRSDEDMHLMKELTNIRTVISWDDNVIKPNDANFEAPFFSIGDPKGPDWIVEYLVSERMKKR; encoded by the coding sequence ATGGCCATGGTAAAGGAACCTGTTATATTTCAGGTATCAGGCTATCAAAACAGCGGAAAAACAACGTTGATAAATAAATTAATTTCCGGATTAAAAGAGAAGGGGCTTTCTGTCATTACCATTAAACATCATGGTCATGGCGGCAAACCTGAAGCCCCGGAAGGAAAGGATTCCACAAGCCATATTGAATCAGGGGCTGCCGCTTCACTTGTAGAAGGGGGAGGCAGACTGCTTATGCATGCTGAGAAGAAAAGCTGGAGCCTGGAGGAGCAGGTAAGGATTGTGCTGCAGCTGCAGCCGGACGTCGTGCTTATTGAGGGTCATAAAAAGGCATCTTATTCTAAGGTTCTCTTGCTAAGAAGTGATGAAGATATGCACCTTATGAAGGAATTGACAAATATCCGTACAGTGATCAGCTGGGATGATAACGTTATAAAACCAAACGATGCAAATTTTGAAGCTCCGTTTTTCAGCATTGGTGATCCCAAGGGCCCTGATTGGATTGTTGAGTATTTAGTGAGCGAAAGAATGAAAAAAAGATAG
- a CDS encoding molybdopterin molybdotransferase MoeA, with translation MLEKRTPIPVAEAVKKIMAYQVNGSAEYVSINESNGRFLAEDIKATHDVPHFDRSPYDGFAVRSADTKEASMENPVVFEVVDHIGAGHVTSKNIGPFQAVRIMTGAQMPQECDAVVMLELAKAYEEEGKNYMSIKRSYKAGDNVSFKGEDAKKGDSLIKKGTKINPGIQAILATFGYAEVPVAKKPVIGLFATGTELLEVHEPLEPGKIRNSNAHMITAQIERAGAEVNYYGKLPDEFDTCFNAVKEALNRVDMLITTGGVSVGDFDYLPGIYEKLEAEVLFNKVAMRPGSVTTVAQHEGKLLFGLSGNPSACYVGFELFTRPVIRKMLFSEKPHLRKETAELVAEFPKANPFTRFVRTSVNYLSGRLVAAPSGVDKSNIVMSLAGANSLMILPGGTRGYGNGDIVEVLLLEDHEGSEWPW, from the coding sequence ATGCTGGAGAAAAGAACTCCCATTCCTGTTGCTGAAGCAGTAAAAAAAATCATGGCATATCAAGTAAACGGAAGTGCAGAATACGTATCTATTAATGAAAGCAACGGCCGTTTTCTGGCGGAAGATATAAAAGCGACACATGATGTCCCTCATTTTGATCGATCACCATATGATGGTTTTGCTGTCCGTTCTGCGGATACCAAGGAAGCTTCAATGGAAAATCCCGTCGTATTTGAGGTGGTAGACCACATTGGGGCGGGGCATGTGACTTCTAAAAACATTGGTCCATTCCAGGCTGTGAGGATCATGACTGGTGCGCAAATGCCTCAGGAATGCGATGCTGTTGTAATGCTTGAACTGGCAAAAGCATACGAAGAAGAAGGTAAGAATTATATGTCCATAAAGCGCTCCTATAAAGCTGGAGACAATGTTTCCTTCAAAGGAGAAGATGCAAAAAAAGGAGATTCTTTAATTAAGAAGGGGACAAAGATCAATCCCGGAATTCAGGCTATTCTCGCAACCTTTGGTTATGCAGAAGTGCCTGTTGCCAAAAAGCCTGTTATTGGATTATTTGCAACAGGCACTGAACTATTGGAGGTCCATGAACCGCTGGAACCGGGGAAAATCAGAAACAGCAATGCTCATATGATTACCGCGCAAATTGAACGGGCCGGCGCGGAAGTTAATTATTATGGAAAGCTTCCTGACGAATTTGATACATGTTTTAATGCTGTGAAAGAAGCGTTGAACCGTGTGGATATGCTGATTACTACAGGCGGGGTGTCTGTGGGCGATTTTGATTATCTGCCGGGCATTTATGAAAAGCTTGAGGCAGAGGTGCTTTTCAATAAAGTTGCCATGAGGCCAGGCAGTGTGACGACAGTTGCCCAGCATGAAGGGAAGCTTCTGTTTGGACTTTCGGGAAATCCTTCTGCCTGCTATGTCGGGTTTGAGCTTTTTACAAGACCAGTCATCCGAAAAATGCTGTTCTCTGAAAAACCGCATTTAAGGAAAGAAACTGCTGAACTGGTCGCAGAATTTCCAAAAGCAAACCCATTTACAAGATTTGTCAGGACGTCTGTAAATTATTTGTCAGGACGACTGGTGGCAGCACCAAGCGGAGTGGATAAATCAAATATTGTGATGAGTCTTGCCGGTGCGAATTCGCTAATGATTCTGCCAGGCGGAACCAGAGGCTATGGAAACGGAGACATCGTTGAAGTACTATTGCTTGAGGATCATGAAGGAAGCGAATGGCCATGGTAA
- the ric gene encoding iron-sulfur cluster repair di-iron protein, translating to MTIQITEDRLVKDIVNEFPKTSDVFKRHRIDFCCGGNIPLARAVSEQSADMDVLINELNEIIQKEHQTDDLEVWTDSTSEDIIEHVIKRYHRPLEEELSLLSPYVTKVSRVHGESHEELLKVHQLFFELKHELLEHTSKEEESVFPLLLKLEDPKVENREEIISYIRELEKEHDHAGSILKELREITADFTPPADACGSYRLVYKRLEDLESQTFMHVHLENNILFPRYI from the coding sequence ATGACTATACAAATTACAGAAGATCGTCTGGTAAAAGATATTGTAAATGAATTTCCAAAGACAAGCGATGTTTTTAAACGTCATCGCATTGATTTTTGCTGCGGCGGAAATATTCCGCTGGCGCGAGCTGTTTCAGAGCAGTCAGCGGATATGGACGTCCTGATTAACGAATTAAACGAAATAATTCAAAAGGAACACCAAACAGATGATTTAGAGGTTTGGACAGACAGTACATCAGAAGACATTATTGAACATGTGATCAAGCGATATCATCGTCCTCTTGAAGAAGAACTATCATTATTAAGTCCGTATGTAACAAAGGTATCAAGAGTTCATGGAGAGAGCCATGAGGAGCTTCTTAAAGTCCATCAATTATTCTTTGAATTGAAGCACGAGCTTCTTGAACATACTTCCAAAGAAGAAGAGTCAGTTTTTCCACTTCTGCTGAAGCTTGAAGACCCTAAAGTTGAAAATCGCGAAGAAATCATCAGCTATATCCGGGAGCTTGAGAAGGAGCATGATCATGCAGGTTCAATTCTAAAGGAATTGAGGGAAATTACAGCTGATTTTACTCCTCCAGCAGATGCATGCGGATCTTACCGTCTTGTATATAAGCGGCTTGAAGATCTGGAAAGCCAAACATTCATGCATGTTCATCTGGAAAATAATATTCTTTTTCCTCGATATATTTAA
- the moaA gene encoding GTP 3',8-cyclase MoaA, translating to MAKTIIKDKLNRPLRDLRISVIDRCNFRCQYCMPAEIFGPDFAFLPKSELLSYEEIERLAKIFVNLGVEKIRLTGGEPLMRKDMPKLVKMLSDIEGLKDIGLTTNGVLLPKHAKDLKEAGLLRVNISLDSLDDELFGQINGRNVGVKPVIKGIEAAKEAGLGVKINMVVKKGLNDSEIVPMAKFCKDNGLQLRFIEYMDVGSTNGWKMDEVVTKKEIYDILKEHYLLEPVDPDYFGEVAKRYRYKDSGVDVGFITSVSESFCSSCTRSRLSANGQIFTCLFNGEGHDLKEFMRKGATDKEITDRIIKIWNGRKDRYSDERTEETAANRKKIEMSYIGG from the coding sequence ATGGCTAAAACCATTATTAAAGATAAATTGAATAGACCTTTAAGAGACCTGCGCATTTCTGTCATTGACCGCTGTAATTTCCGCTGCCAATATTGCATGCCGGCAGAAATCTTCGGTCCTGATTTTGCTTTTCTTCCAAAAAGCGAGCTGCTAAGCTATGAGGAAATTGAACGACTGGCTAAGATTTTCGTAAACCTTGGAGTGGAGAAGATCAGGTTAACAGGCGGGGAGCCCCTTATGAGAAAGGACATGCCTAAACTTGTCAAAATGCTTTCAGACATTGAGGGATTAAAAGATATTGGACTAACCACCAACGGTGTATTGCTTCCCAAACATGCGAAGGACTTAAAGGAAGCAGGACTGCTGAGGGTTAACATCAGTCTTGACAGTCTGGATGATGAGCTTTTCGGACAAATCAACGGACGCAATGTGGGTGTCAAACCAGTCATTAAAGGGATTGAAGCAGCAAAAGAAGCAGGACTTGGCGTGAAGATTAATATGGTGGTCAAAAAAGGCCTGAATGATTCTGAAATTGTCCCGATGGCTAAGTTCTGCAAAGATAACGGCTTACAGCTCCGCTTTATTGAATACATGGATGTCGGCAGCACGAACGGCTGGAAAATGGACGAGGTTGTTACTAAAAAAGAGATTTATGACATCTTAAAGGAACACTATTTATTGGAGCCGGTAGATCCGGATTATTTCGGAGAGGTGGCCAAGCGATACCGCTATAAAGACAGCGGTGTAGATGTTGGGTTCATTACATCTGTTTCTGAATCTTTCTGTTCTAGCTGCACTCGTTCAAGATTGTCAGCAAACGGCCAAATATTCACGTGCCTATTTAATGGGGAAGGGCACGATTTAAAGGAATTTATGAGAAAAGGGGCCACGGACAAAGAAATTACCGATCGGATTATTAAGATTTGGAATGGCAGAAAAGACAGGTATTCAGACGAACGGACAGAAGAAACTGCTGCAAACAGGAAAAAGATTGAAATGTCCTATATTGGGGGATAA
- a CDS encoding Crp/Fnr family transcriptional regulator — protein sequence MAHTAIKQTHSIEIKELLHFADRHMKTQKGAYIFQEGMDADELYIILSGKIQISKITADGRELTFRLCGENEIIGELTLFTSDPKYLLNALVLEAGEVAVIKKDVLEKEIFKNSTLAYEFMKWMSDHFRNTQTKFRDLVLNGKKGALYSTLIRMTNSYGVTVNGGTLIDLPLTNQELGNFCGTSRESTNRILGELKKDGIITIMNGKITVKDLQYLKNEIGCENCPAVYCSIE from the coding sequence ATGGCTCATACAGCCATTAAACAGACACATTCCATTGAAATTAAAGAGCTTCTTCATTTCGCTGACCGTCATATGAAAACACAGAAAGGGGCTTATATTTTTCAGGAAGGCATGGATGCTGATGAGCTATATATCATCCTTTCCGGCAAGATTCAAATCAGCAAGATAACAGCGGACGGCAGGGAACTCACCTTCAGGCTATGCGGGGAAAATGAAATCATTGGTGAGCTGACCTTATTTACCAGTGACCCAAAATATTTATTGAATGCTTTAGTTCTTGAAGCTGGTGAGGTAGCTGTGATAAAAAAAGATGTCCTGGAAAAGGAGATTTTTAAAAATAGTACTCTGGCCTATGAATTTATGAAATGGATGAGCGACCATTTCCGCAATACACAGACCAAATTCAGAGACCTTGTGCTTAATGGGAAAAAAGGTGCCCTGTATTCAACTCTTATCAGAATGACTAACAGCTATGGCGTAACTGTGAATGGCGGCACACTTATCGATCTGCCCCTTACGAACCAGGAGCTTGGGAATTTCTGCGGCACCTCCAGAGAGAGCACCAACCGGATACTGGGTGAACTAAAGAAGGACGGTATTATTACAATAATGAATGGAAAAATTACAGTTAAAGATCTTCAGTATTTAAAAAATGAAATAGGCTGTGAAAATTGCCCCGCCGTATACTGCAGCATTGAATAG